The Litchfieldia alkalitelluris genome has a window encoding:
- a CDS encoding DUF6376 family protein, with protein sequence MYKKRLKLILITTAMLFFLGGCSFIEDVNNSVNYVNEATAYVNEVSTFVKEVPPLAEQAISDEQALAELEIKLEDMKSEIVAFNELKAPELATEIHEQIVTHNNQALDGIESYLSNIENGKLDPAILENSDVYQSFREITNTIDEIKQLGQ encoded by the coding sequence GTGTATAAGAAAAGATTAAAACTTATCTTAATAACAACAGCAATGTTATTTTTCCTTGGAGGTTGTTCATTTATTGAAGATGTAAATAACTCAGTCAATTATGTAAATGAAGCAACAGCTTATGTTAACGAAGTAAGCACTTTTGTAAAAGAAGTTCCGCCGCTTGCTGAACAAGCAATAAGTGATGAGCAGGCATTAGCAGAACTTGAAATCAAACTTGAGGATATGAAAAGTGAGATTGTAGCATTTAATGAACTTAAAGCACCAGAATTAGCGACCGAAATTCACGAACAAATAGTTACTCACAATAATCAAGCACTAGATGGAATTGAATCATATTTATCTAATATAGAAAATGGTAAACTAGACCCAGCTATACTAGAAAATTCAGATGTATATCAATCTTTTCGAGAAATAACAAATACAATTGATGAAATCAAACAATTAGGTCAGTAA
- a CDS encoding class D sortase: MKKVGLLLIISGIILISWNAYAFCLGYFSYTKTPPKQTQLVEDSPSEEVINQHLYADIPTNGEKIGDLFIPRLEKTFPIFQGTDHETLKKGIGHFSRSVLPGEKNNSVLSGHRDTVFRGLKDLELHDHFVVSTIAGEFIYKIKKIRIVDADDHTVIKPKPRSTLTLTTCYPFYFLGDAPQRYIIVSELISGKERKKNASAFQSIRNGDNYAMPIQ; this comes from the coding sequence ATGAAAAAAGTTGGTTTGCTTCTAATTATATCGGGCATCATTCTCATTAGCTGGAATGCGTATGCATTTTGTTTAGGTTATTTCTCTTATACGAAAACACCACCTAAACAGACTCAACTAGTAGAAGACAGTCCAAGCGAAGAGGTTATAAATCAACATCTCTATGCTGACATACCGACTAATGGAGAAAAAATAGGTGATTTATTTATACCACGATTGGAAAAAACATTCCCTATTTTTCAAGGTACGGATCATGAAACACTAAAAAAAGGGATTGGGCACTTTTCACGAAGTGTTCTTCCTGGCGAAAAGAATAACTCTGTTTTATCTGGACATCGAGATACTGTTTTTAGAGGTCTCAAGGACCTTGAGTTACATGACCATTTCGTTGTAAGTACTATAGCAGGAGAATTTATATATAAAATTAAAAAAATTAGAATTGTTGATGCCGATGATCATACAGTTATCAAACCAAAACCAAGGAGTACACTTACACTGACAACATGTTATCCATTTTACTTCTTAGGAGATGCCCCTCAAAGGTATATCATTGTAAGTGAACTAATCTCAGGTAAAGAACGGAAAAAAAATGCAAGTGCTTTTCAAAGTATAAGAAACGGGGATAATTATGCAATGCCGATCCAGTAA
- a CDS encoding redoxin domain-containing protein, with product MLMTKMKNITLQDIHGNSVSINDFRGKNTLIFMWASW from the coding sequence TTGTTAATGACAAAAATGAAAAACATTACACTTCAAGATATACATGGGAATTCTGTTTCAATTAATGATTTCAGAGGAAAAAACACTTTAATTTTTATGTGGGCATCGTGGTGA
- the mgrA gene encoding L-glyceraldehyde 3-phosphate reductase yields the protein MVYQAKENRYESMKYNRVGSSGLLLPAISLGLWHNFGGVDSFENGRGLLRRAFDLGITHFDLANNYGPPAGSAEEMLGSLLKTDFAPYRDELVISTKAGYYMWPGPYGDWGSKKYLISSLDQSLKRLGLDYVDVFYSHRPDPNTPLEETMGALDQIVRQGKALYVGISNYSAEETAQAVKILNNLGTPLLIHQPNYSMFNRWIENGLEDVLQKSGVGSIAFCPLAQGLLTNKYLNGVPSDSRAASASVFLGEEQVTEGVLKKVMHLNEIAVDRGQTLAQMALAWVLRDGKVTSALIGASKITQIEENVAALNNLDFSIDELTRIEDILNN from the coding sequence ATGGTATACCAAGCAAAAGAAAATAGATATGAATCTATGAAGTACAACCGTGTGGGTAGTTCTGGTCTTTTACTACCTGCTATTTCTCTAGGGTTATGGCATAATTTTGGTGGTGTAGACTCATTTGAAAATGGGCGTGGTTTACTTCGTCGAGCATTTGATTTAGGAATCACTCACTTTGATTTAGCTAATAATTACGGTCCGCCAGCAGGTTCTGCTGAAGAAATGTTAGGTTCACTTTTGAAAACTGATTTTGCGCCATATCGCGATGAATTAGTGATTTCAACTAAAGCAGGCTATTACATGTGGCCTGGTCCATATGGCGATTGGGGTTCTAAGAAGTACTTAATTTCTAGTCTTGATCAAAGTTTAAAGCGACTAGGACTTGATTATGTAGATGTTTTTTATTCTCACCGTCCTGATCCAAATACTCCACTTGAAGAAACGATGGGTGCACTTGATCAAATTGTTCGTCAAGGTAAGGCTCTATATGTTGGAATTTCAAACTATAGTGCAGAAGAAACAGCGCAAGCCGTAAAAATCCTTAATAATCTTGGCACACCATTATTAATTCATCAACCAAATTACTCTATGTTCAACCGATGGATTGAGAATGGATTAGAGGATGTTCTTCAAAAAAGTGGAGTAGGTTCTATTGCCTTCTGTCCATTAGCACAAGGGTTACTAACGAATAAATATCTTAACGGAGTTCCAAGTGACTCAAGGGCAGCAAGTGCATCGGTATTCCTTGGGGAAGAACAAGTTACAGAAGGTGTTCTCAAAAAGGTAATGCACCTTAATGAAATAGCAGTAGATAGAGGACAAACTCTTGCTCAAATGGCCCTTGCCTGGGTTTTAAGAGATGGTAAAGTTACTTCAGCATTGATTGGTGCGAGTAAAATAACGCAAATAGAAGAAAATGTAGCAGCACTAAATAATCTGGATTTTTCTATTGACGAATTAACGAGAATAGAAGATATTTTAAATAATTAA
- a CDS encoding phosphatidylglycerol lysyltransferase domain-containing protein: MLLFLSLTLVLIIVITLFIRKNKSNNFDYKDVTKVDDIASFISKYGGNHCSHLYLLNDKCFYWAQRKQVLFTYKKLGNTLIVLGDPVGNQALLYESIEELLNYCKKSRLNIVFYQVSNHFLSIYQAFGFSITKIGAEGRVCLSNFTLNGKRWAKLRTRRNKFERSGYQFKVVNNNEASISELKEISDSWLGNRSEKGFSVSYFCEKYISRFPLAIVIDPNGDIIAFATLAYNHQDDNRTITIDLMRFKQDSPHGTMDFLFLSTINWCKEQNYDWCSLGMSPLANLDDKDKKGWFEKVGAYLFNHVKHFYNFKGLYEYKNKFLPEWESRYIVCDHGRLLMTCLMLTIIIHKGPGKRRKFKETVSPLFLRKYKKAS; this comes from the coding sequence ATGCTTCTTTTTTTAAGTTTGACTCTAGTATTAATTATTGTAATCACTTTATTTATAAGAAAAAATAAATCCAATAACTTTGATTATAAAGATGTAACAAAAGTTGATGACATAGCTTCATTTATCTCAAAATATGGAGGAAACCATTGTTCACATCTCTATTTATTAAATGATAAATGCTTTTATTGGGCCCAGAGAAAACAAGTTTTATTTACTTATAAAAAATTGGGAAACACTTTAATCGTTTTAGGAGATCCAGTGGGGAATCAAGCATTGCTTTATGAGTCTATTGAAGAGCTTCTTAACTATTGTAAAAAATCGAGATTGAACATAGTATTTTACCAAGTTTCAAATCACTTCCTCTCTATCTATCAAGCTTTTGGTTTTAGTATTACTAAAATTGGTGCAGAAGGCAGGGTTTGTTTATCCAATTTCACACTTAATGGGAAGAGATGGGCGAAACTGAGGACGCGAAGAAACAAATTTGAACGAAGTGGTTATCAATTCAAAGTAGTAAACAATAATGAAGCATCTATTTCAGAGCTTAAAGAAATTTCTGATTCATGGCTAGGAAATCGAAGTGAAAAAGGGTTTTCAGTTAGTTATTTTTGCGAAAAGTATATCAGTCGTTTCCCATTAGCCATAGTCATTGATCCAAATGGAGATATTATTGCCTTTGCAACACTAGCTTATAATCACCAAGACGACAACCGGACAATTACAATTGATTTAATGAGATTTAAACAGGACAGTCCTCATGGAACAATGGATTTCTTATTTCTTTCGACAATTAATTGGTGTAAGGAGCAAAACTACGACTGGTGTAGTTTAGGGATGTCACCTCTTGCAAATTTAGATGATAAAGATAAGAAGGGTTGGTTCGAAAAAGTAGGAGCTTATCTTTTTAATCATGTTAAGCACTTTTACAATTTTAAAGGGCTTTATGAATATAAAAACAAATTTCTCCCAGAGTGGGAATCAAGATATATTGTTTGTGATCATGGTCGGTTACTTATGACTTGTTTAATGCTAACTATAATTATTCATAAAGGGCCCGGTAAAAGGCGAAAGTTTAAGGAAACAGTTTCGCCCCTCTTTCTCCGTAAATATAAAAAAGCCAGTTAA
- a CDS encoding YbxH family protein, whose amino-acid sequence MGAVERGGYRFEPEFSVINQNGAIHVYHEGGFIEEIKFTFSGEFPEHDQIEELINTYCEQRGF is encoded by the coding sequence ATGGGTGCTGTTGAACGTGGCGGGTATCGATTTGAACCAGAATTTAGTGTAATTAATCAAAATGGAGCAATTCATGTATATCATGAAGGGGGATTTATAGAAGAAATAAAATTTACTTTTAGTGGAGAATTTCCAGAACATGATCAGATAGAGGAGTTAATCAATACTTACTGTGAACAGCGTGGCTTTTAA
- the cuyA gene encoding D-cysteate sulfo-lyase has protein sequence MNLTSIPRKKYTKNHTPLEKLETLSKALGGPTIYMKRDDLLGLTAGGNKTRKLEYIVADAHMKGADVLVTCGAVQSNHCRLTLSAAVKEKMKCVLVLEEGQNKANNVPTGNHFLYQLLGANDMKYVPEGSNLMEEMKKVEKELTEKGHTPYLIPVGGSNPIGATGYAACSQELLLQAYDQQIQLNHIVCTSGSGGMHAGLIAGFQGLNWNVPVIGVNVSRGKREQEAKVYKLLNELTDFLQIQEISQKYVNCYDDYVGPGYAVPTKEMIEAVKLVASTEGILLDPVYTGKAMAGLIDLIRKETFKKDDNIVFIHSGGSPALYAYTSIFA, from the coding sequence ATGAATTTAACTAGTATTCCAAGGAAAAAATATACAAAAAATCATACACCACTTGAAAAGTTAGAAACATTATCAAAAGCTCTTGGTGGACCCACCATTTATATGAAACGTGATGATCTACTTGGTTTAACTGCTGGTGGAAACAAAACAAGAAAATTAGAATACATAGTTGCAGATGCGCACATGAAAGGTGCAGATGTTCTTGTTACATGTGGTGCTGTACAATCTAACCATTGTCGGTTAACCTTATCTGCAGCAGTCAAAGAAAAAATGAAATGTGTTCTTGTTCTTGAAGAAGGTCAGAATAAAGCGAATAACGTACCAACAGGAAATCACTTTTTATATCAGCTGTTAGGTGCTAATGACATGAAGTATGTTCCTGAAGGATCTAATTTAATGGAAGAGATGAAAAAGGTAGAAAAAGAGTTAACAGAGAAAGGACACACTCCCTATTTAATCCCTGTAGGAGGTTCTAATCCAATAGGAGCAACCGGATACGCAGCTTGTTCCCAAGAACTCTTATTACAAGCATATGATCAGCAAATACAACTAAATCACATTGTTTGTACAAGTGGGAGTGGGGGCATGCATGCAGGACTAATTGCAGGATTTCAGGGTCTAAATTGGAATGTACCGGTTATTGGTGTCAATGTTAGCCGGGGGAAAAGAGAACAAGAAGCTAAAGTGTATAAACTTCTCAATGAGCTAACTGATTTTCTGCAAATTCAGGAAATCTCTCAAAAATATGTTAACTGCTATGATGACTATGTAGGCCCAGGATATGCGGTTCCAACAAAAGAGATGATAGAGGCTGTTAAATTAGTTGCAAGTACAGAAGGGATTTTACTAGATCCAGTCTACACAGGTAAGGCAATGGCAGGGCTTATTGATTTAATCCGGAAAGAAACTTTTAAAAAAGACGATAACATTGTCTTTATTCATTCCGGCGGCTCACCAGCACTGTATGCTTATACCTCTATATTTGCTTAA
- a CDS encoding NAD-dependent epimerase/dehydratase family protein: MKKVVVTGGSGLLGSAVIQEFLDHDYEVINADIKYPKETLCKTVITDLTNLGEVYGVLSGADAVVHLAAIPVAYSHPNEVTFENNVMSTYNILEAAANLGIKKAVISSSESSYGICFSKQNLAPQYVPIDEEHPQLPEESYGLSKIVNEKTADMIHARTGMQVVSMRLGNVISPEMYKNFPDFIHNPELRKTILWSYIDTRDAASAYRLAIETDGLGSVALNIGADETSMDIESKKLIAECFPEVKDFRGELSGFAPLLNSEKAKQLLNWKPIHKWRNYVKQL, encoded by the coding sequence ATGAAAAAAGTTGTTGTTACTGGAGGTAGTGGACTTCTAGGGTCTGCAGTAATACAGGAGTTTTTAGATCATGACTATGAGGTAATTAATGCTGATATAAAATACCCGAAGGAAACTCTCTGTAAAACAGTTATTACTGATTTAACAAACCTTGGAGAAGTATATGGAGTTCTATCTGGTGCTGATGCAGTGGTTCATCTTGCTGCAATTCCAGTTGCTTATTCACATCCTAATGAAGTTACTTTTGAAAATAATGTGATGTCTACTTATAACATATTAGAAGCTGCTGCCAACTTAGGAATTAAAAAAGCAGTGATTTCTTCAAGTGAATCATCCTATGGTATTTGCTTTTCAAAGCAAAATTTAGCTCCACAATATGTGCCGATTGATGAAGAACATCCCCAATTACCTGAAGAAAGCTATGGATTATCAAAAATTGTAAATGAAAAAACAGCGGATATGATCCATGCAAGGACTGGAATGCAAGTGGTATCCATGAGATTAGGAAATGTGATATCACCAGAGATGTACAAGAACTTCCCTGATTTTATCCATAATCCTGAATTAAGAAAAACGATTCTATGGAGTTATATAGATACAAGAGATGCTGCTAGTGCTTACCGCTTGGCTATTGAAACCGATGGACTTGGTTCTGTTGCCTTAAATATTGGTGCTGACGAAACGAGTATGGATATTGAAAGTAAGAAATTAATTGCAGAGTGTTTTCCTGAAGTGAAAGATTTTAGAGGAGAACTTTCCGGTTTTGCCCCGTTACTTAATAGCGAAAAAGCTAAGCAACTCTTAAATTGGAAGCCTATACATAAGTGGAGAAACTATGTCAAACAACTTTAA
- a CDS encoding DUF421 domain-containing protein → MDLHFIWKSIVIVIGGVLVLRIAGRKSISQLTVAQTVMMVGVGSLIIQPVGDRNIWITMIITALLVLNLIIIEFLVLKYDFFEKVFYGRSIIVVENGQLQEKNLAKLRLTVDMLEVRLRQQGIQRISDIEWATIESNGQLGYMLKSDKQYATKEDIKFLIALIEGKESSASNSNSGNSDNIFKEIKKTNNHEKDIPDDLK, encoded by the coding sequence TTGGATTTACATTTTATTTGGAAATCAATCGTTATTGTTATAGGTGGAGTATTGGTACTTCGAATTGCAGGAAGAAAATCGATTTCACAATTAACTGTTGCTCAAACGGTGATGATGGTAGGAGTAGGATCATTAATTATCCAACCGGTAGGAGATCGAAACATATGGATTACAATGATTATAACCGCTTTGCTTGTTCTTAATCTTATTATTATTGAGTTTCTAGTTTTGAAATATGACTTTTTTGAGAAAGTGTTTTACGGCAGGTCTATCATTGTAGTTGAAAATGGTCAGTTGCAAGAAAAAAATTTAGCTAAATTAAGGTTAACAGTAGATATGTTAGAAGTGCGACTGAGACAGCAAGGGATTCAGAGGATTAGTGATATTGAATGGGCTACAATTGAGTCAAATGGGCAGTTAGGTTATATGCTTAAATCGGATAAACAATATGCCACGAAAGAAGATATAAAGTTTTTGATAGCATTGATTGAAGGGAAAGAATCAAGCGCATCTAACTCTAATTCGGGCAATTCTGATAATATTTTCAAAGAGATAAAGAAGACAAATAATCATGAAAAAGATATTCCAGATGATTTAAAATAA
- a CDS encoding processed acidic surface protein, which produces MGWTVEELESYLEYYELTLNDFSTIEELEDFLGTPITDENLAQLLLDYDMSRAELDELLAGFGETVDDYWFIEELDVSIDFYLNHDEYMKEAEDILATMGLTEEEEVDRFFNHLMVLDETVLEEQMASVSSRLEPYLAMNPEEELTSEQIQELSGIWSEMMTLLNLNPKYYLIDETDTRREVNFAELLAMETLNGESVFLELYDQTGELILDMQLSEDMLTSDFIFEGAEQLSEVGELAGELTNIKHEQLPNPASPFLLNIVLGMIVLLTGFIIPRKKVSI; this is translated from the coding sequence ATGGGTTGGACTGTGGAAGAATTAGAGAGTTATCTTGAGTACTATGAGTTAACCCTTAATGACTTTTCGACTATTGAAGAACTTGAAGATTTTCTAGGAACACCTATTACTGATGAGAATTTAGCCCAACTATTACTAGATTATGACATGAGCCGGGCTGAACTTGATGAACTGTTGGCTGGTTTTGGTGAAACTGTAGATGATTATTGGTTTATAGAAGAATTAGATGTATCAATAGACTTTTACTTAAATCATGATGAGTATATGAAGGAAGCTGAGGATATCCTTGCAACAATGGGTTTAACTGAAGAAGAAGAAGTGGATCGTTTCTTTAATCACTTAATGGTGCTTGATGAAACAGTATTAGAGGAACAAATGGCATCCGTTTCATCTAGGCTTGAGCCATATTTAGCTATGAATCCTGAAGAAGAGCTAACCTCAGAGCAAATCCAAGAACTATCTGGAATATGGTCGGAGATGATGACTCTTCTTAATTTAAATCCTAAATATTATTTAATAGATGAAACCGACACTAGAAGAGAAGTAAACTTTGCAGAACTTTTAGCAATGGAAACATTAAATGGTGAAAGTGTCTTTTTAGAGCTATATGATCAAACAGGAGAACTTATTTTAGATATGCAACTTTCTGAAGATATGTTAACATCTGACTTTATCTTCGAAGGTGCAGAACAATTATCTGAAGTAGGTGAATTAGCCGGTGAGTTAACCAATATTAAACATGAACAACTGCCTAATCCTGCATCACCATTTCTATTAAATATCGTTTTAGGAATGATTGTTTTACTAACTGGTTTTATCATTCCTAGAAAGAAAGTTAGCATTTAA
- a CDS encoding tetratricopeptide repeat protein codes for MTNENHLKAIQNLINGTVDHVVLDDEYYNPTSTLINLEKQLSETKFKLGMEYWKNGKKEEALHELDEALLLDTDNFLIRKQRWYIRYPEKFSPTIDIEWQQIELKKEKAVEAKLKNDLDCGPEGCYIPGTTNNSNN; via the coding sequence GTGACAAATGAAAATCACCTAAAGGCAATACAAAATTTAATAAATGGTACTGTAGACCACGTTGTTTTAGATGATGAATATTATAACCCTACCTCTACTCTTATCAATTTAGAGAAACAATTATCGGAAACAAAGTTTAAATTAGGTATGGAGTATTGGAAAAACGGAAAAAAGGAAGAAGCATTACACGAATTGGATGAGGCTCTTTTACTAGACACGGACAATTTTCTCATTAGGAAACAGAGATGGTATATTCGTTATCCTGAAAAGTTTTCTCCAACAATTGATATTGAATGGCAACAAATTGAATTAAAGAAAGAAAAGGCAGTAGAAGCTAAATTAAAAAATGATTTAGATTGTGGACCAGAAGGATGTTATATTCCTGGAACAACCAATAATAGCAATAACTAA
- the glsA gene encoding glutaminase A gives MQCRSSNDLIQFVTEAKSVIKNGKVADYIPALGRAKRDDFSIAIHYPDGNCISAGDIEKQFTLQSISKVISLALVLIDRGPDFVFERVGMEPTGDPFNSIAKLETMAPAKPLNPMINAGALVVTHMLKGNSVEERFSRLLTFIQELSNDPSVSYSTEVAYSEFETADLNRALCYFLKQHQIINEDVEQLLKLYTKQCAIEMNCLDLARIGMIFAMDGRDPLNGKQIIPIDIARICKTFMVTCGMYNSSGEFAIKVGIPAKSGVSGGIMGSVPGKFGIGIFGPALDEKGNSIAGIRLLELLSKNYNLSMF, from the coding sequence ATGCAATGCCGATCCAGTAATGATTTAATACAGTTTGTAACTGAAGCAAAATCAGTTATTAAAAATGGAAAAGTAGCAGATTATATACCTGCACTTGGTAGAGCCAAAAGAGATGACTTTTCTATAGCAATCCACTATCCGGATGGAAATTGTATCTCTGCTGGTGATATTGAAAAACAATTCACTCTACAAAGTATTTCAAAAGTAATAAGTTTAGCGCTTGTTTTGATTGATCGAGGCCCTGATTTCGTGTTTGAACGTGTGGGTATGGAGCCAACAGGCGATCCTTTCAATTCAATTGCAAAGCTTGAAACAATGGCACCCGCTAAACCTTTAAATCCGATGATCAATGCAGGAGCCCTTGTTGTTACACACATGCTAAAAGGGAATTCGGTGGAGGAGCGCTTTAGTCGACTTTTAACATTTATTCAAGAGCTATCAAACGATCCATCTGTTAGCTATTCAACGGAAGTTGCTTACTCTGAGTTTGAAACAGCAGATTTAAATCGTGCTCTTTGCTACTTTTTAAAGCAGCATCAGATTATAAATGAAGATGTAGAGCAATTACTAAAATTGTATACAAAACAATGTGCAATCGAAATGAATTGTTTAGATTTAGCGCGGATTGGCATGATATTTGCTATGGATGGTAGAGACCCTTTAAACGGCAAACAAATTATTCCTATAGATATAGCGAGGATTTGCAAGACCTTTATGGTAACATGTGGGATGTATAATTCGTCCGGTGAGTTTGCAATTAAAGTAGGCATTCCTGCCAAAAGTGGAGTATCTGGGGGGATTATGGGGTCAGTACCTGGAAAGTTCGGAATAGGCATCTTCGGCCCAGCCCTAGATGAAAAGGGAAATAGTATTGCAGGAATAAGGTTGTTAGAGCTTTTGTCTAAAAATTATAACCTAAGTATGTTTTAA
- a CDS encoding arsinothricin resistance N-acetyltransferase ArsN1 family A: MDELLIREGTKDDLSSILYIYNQGIEDRIATLEVGQKDLSYMLEWYEKHKGRHRFIVAQYEDEIIGWASLNQYNSRCVYDGVADLSIYILREARGKGVGGKLLSKIENLAKENKFHKIILFTFPFNLVGQSLYKKNGYREVGVFLNQGVLDGKLVDVMAMEKIL; the protein is encoded by the coding sequence ATGGATGAGTTACTAATACGTGAAGGGACAAAAGATGATTTATCTTCTATCCTATATATTTATAACCAGGGAATTGAGGATCGAATTGCTACATTAGAAGTTGGCCAAAAAGACCTATCTTATATGTTGGAGTGGTATGAAAAACACAAGGGAAGACATCGTTTTATTGTGGCACAATATGAAGATGAAATCATTGGTTGGGCTTCTTTAAATCAGTATAATAGTCGTTGTGTTTATGATGGTGTTGCAGATTTATCGATATATATTCTGAGGGAAGCACGTGGAAAAGGGGTTGGAGGAAAGTTACTTTCGAAGATTGAAAACTTAGCCAAAGAGAATAAATTTCATAAAATAATTTTATTTACATTTCCTTTTAATTTAGTGGGACAGTCGTTATATAAAAAGAATGGTTATAGAGAAGTAGGGGTTTTTCTAAACCAAGGCGTACTAGATGGAAAGCTTGTAGATGTAATGGCCATGGAAAAAATATTATGA